The nucleotide sequence CTGAAAGCGGCCTCAAAGGTCAAGCGTGCTTGAGGAGCAAGTATTTAATGCCAAGGTCCATGACCGTGCAGGTTTCACCAGTGGTGAACCTCCTTTGGACGAATATCTTCACCAATATGCAGCACAGCAAAGTGCGAAGGGACTCTGTTCGATCTTTGTTCTGGTGAACGACACGCAGCCTAGCAAGATATTGGGCTATTACACGCTAAGCGCGGCCCAGGTGGATGTGCTGCAACTCAGTAGCGCTGAGCGGAAAAAGCTTCCCCGTTACCCCATTCCATGCTTTCGCTTGGGGCGGCTTGCTCGCCATATTGACAACCGTGGAGAGGGGTTGGGAGAACTCCTCGTTGGATGTGCCGTCAACCGATGTTTGCACGCCCGCAGCCAGGTTGGAGCCTATGCATTATTGGTGGATGCCAAGAGCCAAAAGGCAAAGTCTTTTTATGAAGCCTATGGCTTCATTGGGTGTCTCGATTCTCCAATGACGCTATATCTTCCTCTTGGCAACTAGTTGCACTGGCCAGCACTGTGCCGTTTGCTGGAATTACAACCGATAGGTCTTCCAACACTTGCCGAAATCCATGGCACAGCAGCGGGAACACTTCGTAGCGCTAAGGGATGCCAGGCAACCTGCATTGCCCAGACCTCCAGAAAATGCTATCTATTCAATAGCTTCTTGCGCAATAACCACGGGCGGAAACGCCATGTTTACTGGTGCCCGAGGCGCACTTGGATGTTGGGGTGGCGGGCCACCAAGGCCTTGAGCTTGCGCAAGTTGGTGCGGTTGCGCACTGGGTCGCGGGTGAAGTCACCGGGCTCTACGCCGTGGTCCCAGCCCCACTGGGTGTGTGAGGTGTCCCCCACCAACAGCACAGGCCCCTGGGTGCTGCGCACTAGGTAAGCGGTGCTGCCGTCGGTGTGGCCGGGGGTGTAGATGGCGTACACGCTACCGTCGCCAAAGATGTCCAGCACCGCTTCAAAACTGTCTTGGCCCAAGGGCTGTGGGCGCATGGCAAATTGCCATTCTTGCAGCGGGCTCTTGCCTTCTAGCAGCGCATTGGTGGCACCTTGGGTAAACACCTGAATCGCTTGCTTGCCCGTGGACTCGTGCGTGCCCACAAACAGAGGCACTTTGGCATCGATGTCGGGCATGCCTGAGATGTGGTCAATATGCAGGTGGGTGAAGAACACGCCCGCCAGCGGGCCGGGCAAGCCCGCCACGATATCGGCAGTGCTCTGGGCCATTTTCATTTGGTCCAGCTTCATGGCTTTTTGCACCAGCCAGTTCAAGCCCACACTGCTGGGGTCTTGGGCCAACCTGGCCGACACGCCGGTGTCCACCAAAAAGTTGCCGTACGTGGGGTGGCGCAGCACATGCGCAAACACTTTGATGGGCTCGTCATGGTCTTTCAACCCCGCGGCTTGGGGGTCTTTCAGGTTCACCAGCCCCGACAAGGGCACCGCCCAGTTGGCGCTGACCACGGTTTCCAACGCCACGGGCCCTGCAAGTTCCAGCTGCTGCTCCATCACCGCATCGCTCACGTTTTTGCCCAGCGTGGCGAGTTCTGTCGGGTGTGTGGTGCTGCTGCAAGCTGCCAAGACGCCTATCGCCAAAGCAAGGGCGCTGCGTTGCACCCATTTCCGTAATTGCATAAAACCCTCTGTGTTTGATCGAAGGCTGCATTGTGTCCATCCATTTTTAGAATGACAATTGGCTAAATATTGATGACACCACCCATATTTGAATAGCAAGGACTTGCATCTATGACCGCGCCAACCAACTGGGATGACTTGCGCTTGTTTTTGGCTGTGGCCGAGCAGGGCAGCTTGAGTGCTGCTGCGCGCCTGCTCAAGCTGGGCCAAGCCACGCTGAGCCGTCGCATGGCAGAGTTTGAAGCTAGCTTAGGCGAGCCCGTGTTTGAACGCAGCACCCAAGGCGTGCAGCTCACACCTATGGGGCGCAAGCTCTTGCCCTCGGCCCAAGCCATGGCGGTGTGGGCGGCCGAGGCGCAGGTGCAGCACAGCGGCAGTCGCCACGCCAGTGCGATGCAAGGCAAAGTGCGGGTGGCTGCCCCGCCCAGCATTGCCTATGACTTTTTGGCCCCTATGGCCGCCGACATTCGCAAGGCGCACCCGGGCTTGCAAATAGATGTGCTGTCGTCGGTCAAGCTGCTCAACCTGAGCCGCGGCGAGGCGGACATTGCGCTGCGCACCTTCGCGCCACAAGACCCCGATTTGCTGTGCCTAGACAGCATCAGCGCGCCCATCAAAGCCTATGCGTCACACACTTATGCGCAAAGCCTGCCCGCGCACTACGAAGCCAAAGATTTGGATTGGATTTGCTGGGCCGCCCCGTATGACGAGGTGCAGATCAACCAAGAACTGCGGGCCCTGATTCCCAACTTCAAAGCGGCATTTACCTCAGACGACCACAACGTGCAGTTTGCGGCGTGCCGCGCGGGCGTGGGCGCTTTGCTGATGGCGCAGGTGCAGCACCGCTACACCCAGTTGGGGCAGCTGTGCGCGCTACCGCTGGACTTTGGGCCGCGCGCCGTGGGCCAGCTGCACATGGTGTGCCACAAGCGCACCGCCGAGCTGTCACCGGTGGTGGCGGTGCGTGCGTTCATCAGCGCGGAGTTTGCGTACATGCGCACCCAGCAAGCGCTGCATGGCATTCACCTCGAACCACGCGCACCCTAGACAGCCGCAAACACTTGGCCCGGTTGGGGCCGTGCGCCTTGGTAGTAGAACCAAAGGCTTGCCACTGCCGCAGCAATCAACACCCAAAACATCACCGCTGGGGGGTAGCTGGCCAACAAATAGCCGCACACCACAGGGCTGAGCGATGCCCCAAAGAGCGACAAGCCTTGCGCCCCGTAGTAGCTGCCGCGCTTGTGTGCAGGCGCTATGCGGTCCACAAACAAATAGTCCGTGGGGATGGTGATGACCTCGCCCACCGTAAACGCAGCCGTGGCCAGCACCCAGGTGAGCACGCTATTGGCATGCATAAAGCCCCACAGCCCCAGCACATAAAACGCCACGCCCGCAGCCACCCAGCGAAAGAGGTGGGGCGGAGCGATTTTTCGACCCACGGGGTACTGCAGCAAGATCACCACCAGCGCGTTGGTCAACAAAATGGCGGGCATGGTGTGGGCCGCGCCCTCAATGCCTTGGGTTTGAATCAGGTACTGCGACAGGTAGCCCGTCACAAAGCGCCCAAACACAAAGGCTGCCAGCACGCCTCCCAGCGTGAGCCACACCAACTGGTGGTCGTTGCGCAAGTCGCGCAAGGTGTCTTTGAAGCTACTGGGAACTGGCGCGCTGCCACCTTGGCTACCCGCATCTGCCTTCACGGTGCTGTGTGTCACCACCTGGCTGGCCATGAGCGCAAACCCGGCGGATAGCCACAGAGGCGCGGCATGCTCCATGCCAAAAGCCCATGCGCCCACCACGGGCCCGAGTGAAAACGCCACGTTCGTTAAGGTGTAGTTCATCGAAAACGCTTTGGCACGCTCGGTAGGTGCCAACCAATCTGCCAACAGCGCTTTGAGGGCAATCTTTTGCATGGTTACCGCGGCCTCTACGCAGCACAGCGCGGCAAACACCAGCACCAACTGGGTCGTCACGGTCACGCCCACACAGGCCAAAGCCATCATGGCGCAGGCGGCGAGCAGCAGTTTGCGCTTGCTGAATTGGTCGGCCAAGTAGCCTGCGTACAAGCCAAACACGGTGGCAAAGAACACGCTGCCGCCCAGGAGCCAGCCCAAGGTTTGCGCAGAGACCTGCATGCGCTCGGTGAGGTAAATGGCCAAGTAGGGCATGCCCACCGAGCGGCCCATCACAAACACCACGGTACTGAGCAACAAGCGCCGCACGGCGGGGGGATACGACTTCATACAACAACACCCAACAAGCAGAGACAACAGGGTGCCAGTGTGCGCAATAAAGGTGAAAATTAAAATGGATGAAGTTCAAAGCAAAATTTCCCCTTTTATGAAACTTCTTGCGCAGTACCGCCGCCTCCACGCTTTGGTGCAAAGCCTGGGGCACCAACCGGGCTTGCCTGCATTGGCGCAGGGCATGCATTGCAGCGAGCGCAATATGCGCAACCTCTTGGCCAAGATGCAGGCCCAAGGCTGGCTCACCTGGACTGCAGGCCAAGGGCGTGGCCGTCACTCCGCGCTGGTGTGGCACACCACACCCGATGCGCTGGCCTTGGACCACATGAGCGAGCTGCTGCGCGAAGGCGATTTGGAGCAAGCCTTTGCCCAACTCAACCCCACACAGCGCAGCGCCTTAAGTGCCCGCTTGCCAGAGTATTTGGAGGCCGACCACGCCAGCCAGCGCAGCTTGCGCATGCCTGTGTACCGGCAGGTGCAAAGCCTGGACCCACTGGACGCGTTTTCGCGCTTAGAGGCCTATTTGGTGCGCCAAATCTTTGGCCGCCTGACCGAGTTTGACGCCGACTCGCACCGCGTGGTGCCAGGGCTTGCGCACCACTGGGAGCCTGCGCACAGCGCGCAGCTGTGGCACTTTTGGCTGCGTCCGGGTTTGAGCTTTCATGACGGCACACCACTCACCGTGCACGATGTGGCAGCCACGTTCGAGCGCCTGCGGGCGGAGTGCAAAACCTACCAGCGCTTGTACTCACGCATTGCGCGCGTTGAGGTGGGTGACGACCAGCGCGTGAGCTTTCACCTCACCGAGCCGCACTACCTGTGGCCCCGGTGCACGGCCAACGGCAACTCGTCCATCGTGCCGTTGAATCGCTCTGCCAACTTCAGCCATATGCCGGTGGGCAGCGGCCCCTTTCGGCTGGTGCGCAACAACAGCTACCAGCTCACCTTTCGCGCCTTCAAAGACTACTACCGCGAGCGGCCCTTGTTGGACGAGATTGACCTCTGGGTCATGGAGGCACAAGGCCCGGCCCCGAGCTTTGACTTGCAGTTTGGCTACAACTCCACCGGCCATGATGCGGGCGCAAGCGTGGGCCCCCACACCAACACCCATTTGAGCGAGCCTTTGGCTGGCTGCACCTACTTGATTTGCAAGCCCACGTCCCCCCTGTTTCACACGGTGGCGCAGCGCCTGGCCTTGGGTGACTGGGTCGCCACCAGCGCGTGGCTGGCGGCTGACGATCTCACGCACACGCCCGCCCGTGGCCTGCTGCCGCAGTGGAAGCACCGACCTGAGCCGCCCCCCTCCGAGTGCCCCGTTCCGGCGGGCACTCACTTGCGCATGGTCACCGGGCCACGCACCAGCATTTGCCGCATGGCCCAAGACCTGCAAGCCCGCTTTGACGCGGCCGGTGTGCACTTGGAATTTGCCAGCCTACCCATCCACGAATGGGTGAACCCCGCGCACTTTGCCGACGCTGACTTGGTGCTGGCAGGCGAGGTGATGTACCACGACCCGCAGTTTGGCTGCTTTGACTGGTTCAGCGCCGACATCATGCTGCGCCGCTGGATGCCCCCCGCCGAAGTGGCCCTGCTAGACGCTGCCTTGCACCGCGCCC is from Rhodoferax aquaticus and encodes:
- a CDS encoding MFS transporter; this encodes MKSYPPAVRRLLLSTVVFVMGRSVGMPYLAIYLTERMQVSAQTLGWLLGGSVFFATVFGLYAGYLADQFSKRKLLLAACAMMALACVGVTVTTQLVLVFAALCCVEAAVTMQKIALKALLADWLAPTERAKAFSMNYTLTNVAFSLGPVVGAWAFGMEHAAPLWLSAGFALMASQVVTHSTVKADAGSQGGSAPVPSSFKDTLRDLRNDHQLVWLTLGGVLAAFVFGRFVTGYLSQYLIQTQGIEGAAHTMPAILLTNALVVILLQYPVGRKIAPPHLFRWVAAGVAFYVLGLWGFMHANSVLTWVLATAAFTVGEVITIPTDYLFVDRIAPAHKRGSYYGAQGLSLFGASLSPVVCGYLLASYPPAVMFWVLIAAAVASLWFYYQGARPQPGQVFAAV
- a CDS encoding GNAT family N-acetyltransferase; protein product: MLEEQVFNAKVHDRAGFTSGEPPLDEYLHQYAAQQSAKGLCSIFVLVNDTQPSKILGYYTLSAAQVDVLQLSSAERKKLPRYPIPCFRLGRLARHIDNRGEGLGELLVGCAVNRCLHARSQVGAYALLVDAKSQKAKSFYEAYGFIGCLDSPMTLYLPLGN
- a CDS encoding ABC transporter substrate-binding protein, which gives rise to MDEVQSKISPFMKLLAQYRRLHALVQSLGHQPGLPALAQGMHCSERNMRNLLAKMQAQGWLTWTAGQGRGRHSALVWHTTPDALALDHMSELLREGDLEQAFAQLNPTQRSALSARLPEYLEADHASQRSLRMPVYRQVQSLDPLDAFSRLEAYLVRQIFGRLTEFDADSHRVVPGLAHHWEPAHSAQLWHFWLRPGLSFHDGTPLTVHDVAATFERLRAECKTYQRLYSRIARVEVGDDQRVSFHLTEPHYLWPRCTANGNSSIVPLNRSANFSHMPVGSGPFRLVRNNSYQLTFRAFKDYYRERPLLDEIDLWVMEAQGPAPSFDLQFGYNSTGHDAGASVGPHTNTHLSEPLAGCTYLICKPTSPLFHTVAQRLALGDWVATSAWLAADDLTHTPARGLLPQWKHRPEPPPSECPVPAGTHLRMVTGPRTSICRMAQDLQARFDAAGVHLEFASLPIHEWVNPAHFADADLVLAGEVMYHDPQFGCFDWFSADIMLRRWMPPAEVALLDAALHRAQTEPNEAQRMQLFEDMAYRIVNQGLALPLTHETQVLAVAPHVAGARIGPLGFAAFETLWRRG
- a CDS encoding LysR family transcriptional regulator, giving the protein MTAPTNWDDLRLFLAVAEQGSLSAAARLLKLGQATLSRRMAEFEASLGEPVFERSTQGVQLTPMGRKLLPSAQAMAVWAAEAQVQHSGSRHASAMQGKVRVAAPPSIAYDFLAPMAADIRKAHPGLQIDVLSSVKLLNLSRGEADIALRTFAPQDPDLLCLDSISAPIKAYASHTYAQSLPAHYEAKDLDWICWAAPYDEVQINQELRALIPNFKAAFTSDDHNVQFAACRAGVGALLMAQVQHRYTQLGQLCALPLDFGPRAVGQLHMVCHKRTAELSPVVAVRAFISAEFAYMRTQQALHGIHLEPRAP
- a CDS encoding MBL fold metallo-hydrolase produces the protein MQLRKWVQRSALALAIGVLAACSSTTHPTELATLGKNVSDAVMEQQLELAGPVALETVVSANWAVPLSGLVNLKDPQAAGLKDHDEPIKVFAHVLRHPTYGNFLVDTGVSARLAQDPSSVGLNWLVQKAMKLDQMKMAQSTADIVAGLPGPLAGVFFTHLHIDHISGMPDIDAKVPLFVGTHESTGKQAIQVFTQGATNALLEGKSPLQEWQFAMRPQPLGQDSFEAVLDIFGDGSVYAIYTPGHTDGSTAYLVRSTQGPVLLVGDTSHTQWGWDHGVEPGDFTRDPVRNRTNLRKLKALVARHPNIQVRLGHQ